DNA from Leptospira bandrabouensis:
ATTCTGTGGATGAATACGAATCATTTTGGAAAGAGTGGTTAACATACTCTGAATTTAAGTTACATAAAGAACCAGAAAAAACAATAGAATTGGGTCACCATTTTTCAAAGTCGAATTGGTTTCCTGGTGCATTGTATAATTTTGCTGAGAATTTATTAGAAGTGGGGAATCCGAACGATTTGGCTTTGGTGTTTTATTCCGAGGATGGAAAAATACAAAAGTTAAACTATACAGAACTTAAAAATGAAGTTTTAAAATTACAGAAACATTTGATATCGCTTGGTGTTAAAAAAGGTGATCGAGTGGTTGGACTGGTTCCAAATGCACCAATATCCACAATTGGAATGTTGGCAACTACTTCGTTAGGTGCTATTTGGTCAAGTGCATCACCTGATTTTGGTGTTCGAGGAATTTTAGACCGATTTGAACAAATTAATCCAAAGGTTTTGATCTCTGTAGAATCTTATTTATTTAAAGGTAAAAAGATTTCGATCACTGATAAATTAGAAGAAGTTTCTCTTCAATTAAAAAATACCAACCACTCCGAGTTCAAACAAACTTTGATTTATGATTTTGTAGAACCAATAAAAGATTTTGGAAAAATACAATTACCTTATAGATACGCAGATATTACTGCTGTGAATTCTTCGGATACAATATCTTACACCTCCATATCTTTTTCCGATCCGGTTTATATTATGTTTTCCTCAGGGACAACAGGTCTACCCAAATGTATTGTGCAAGGAGGGGGAGTTTTACTCAATCATACCAAAGAACTTTCGTTACATTGTAATGTATCGAAACATGATCGATTTTTTTATTATACAACTTGCGGATGGATGATGTGGAATTGGTCCCAGTCTGTTTTGGCTTTAGGCGCAACACTTTATCAATTTGATGGAAATCCTTTCCACCCATCTTGGGAAACTCTTTGGTCTATGGCTGAGAAAGAATCGATTAAGGTGTTTGGAACCAGTGCTAAATACCTTTCTGTTTTAGAAGAAGAAAAAATATCGATCCAGTCCAAATACCATTTACTTGAATTAAAAGTCATCCTTTCGACTGGTTCACCATTACCAAACTCTGGGTTTCGTTATGTTTATGAAAATATAAAGAAAGATGTACAATTGTCTTCTATATCTGGTGGAACCGACTTAAACGGATGTTTTGCTTTAGGAAATCCCAACTTACCAGTGTTTGAAGGTCAAATTCAATGTAAAGGCCTTGGAATGGATGTGCAAGTATTTGATGACATGGGTAAGTCCGTTATGAACCAAAAAGGGGAATTAGTTTGTCCAACCCCTTTTCCTTCTATGCCTCTTTTCTTTTGGAATGATGAATCGGGTGCAAAATACAAATCCGCTTATTTTGAAACCTATGATAATATTTGGTGTCATGGAGATTTTGCCTCGATCACAGCAGAAAATGGTTTGGTGATTTATGGTAGGTCGGATGCCACTTTAAACCCAGGTGGTGTGCGGATTGGGACTGCTGATATTTACTCTGTAGTTTCTACCATTCCTGAAGTGAAGGACAGTGTGATCATTGGCCAAGAGTATAAGGACGATGTGCGTGTGGTTTTGTTTGTGGTTACGGCGCCGGGAGTCACTCTAGACGAATCTTTAATTAAAAAAATTAAAGATCGTATCAAATTGGAAACTTCTCCGAGACATGTTCCAGCTTTAATACTTTCAGTTCCAGAAATCCCTTATACTGTGAATGGGAAAAAAGTAGAAATTGCCGTCAAACAAACCGTAGCTGGGCTTGAGGTGAAAAACAAAAACGCACTTGCCAATCCAAATTCACTGGAATTCTTTAAAGACAGAAAAGAGTTACAAGTATGAATCCAAGTCTTAGGACTTTTGGGTTTATAGCGATTGTTTTG
Protein-coding regions in this window:
- a CDS encoding acetoacetate--CoA ligase, with the protein product MATQNILWTPHSKDTNLSRFSGHLESKFGKSFSDYVSFHKYSVDEYESFWKEWLTYSEFKLHKEPEKTIELGHHFSKSNWFPGALYNFAENLLEVGNPNDLALVFYSEDGKIQKLNYTELKNEVLKLQKHLISLGVKKGDRVVGLVPNAPISTIGMLATTSLGAIWSSASPDFGVRGILDRFEQINPKVLISVESYLFKGKKISITDKLEEVSLQLKNTNHSEFKQTLIYDFVEPIKDFGKIQLPYRYADITAVNSSDTISYTSISFSDPVYIMFSSGTTGLPKCIVQGGGVLLNHTKELSLHCNVSKHDRFFYYTTCGWMMWNWSQSVLALGATLYQFDGNPFHPSWETLWSMAEKESIKVFGTSAKYLSVLEEEKISIQSKYHLLELKVILSTGSPLPNSGFRYVYENIKKDVQLSSISGGTDLNGCFALGNPNLPVFEGQIQCKGLGMDVQVFDDMGKSVMNQKGELVCPTPFPSMPLFFWNDESGAKYKSAYFETYDNIWCHGDFASITAENGLVIYGRSDATLNPGGVRIGTADIYSVVSTIPEVKDSVIIGQEYKDDVRVVLFVVTAPGVTLDESLIKKIKDRIKLETSPRHVPALILSVPEIPYTVNGKKVEIAVKQTVAGLEVKNKNALANPNSLEFFKDRKELQV